The region TATGAACTGCGCAATCGCCTTCGTTCTTTATTAAAGCTTTATCCATCATACGCAAAGCTTCTTCTTTATCTTCAGGTGAAAGTGTAATTTTAAATTTTACAAAACCTTCATTTTCGGCACGAAGCATCGCTAATAATCGATGTGAGGGCGCTTTATATAAAGGTTCGGACCAATCAAAATATTGAGAAAATTTTTGTGCTTCATCATCATCTTTTTTGGTTTTGACCACTTTAGTTTCAACCTGGGCTTTTCTTTGATAGATGCGGCGCAAGTTTTTTCTAATGAAGATGTTTTCATTAATCCATTCGGCAATAATGTCTCGAGCACCTTGCAAAGCCTCATCTTCATTGGCTACTTTATCATTTAAATACTTGGAAGCTAAATACTCTAAATCGTCATTTTTTTGAGCCATGATAATTTTAGCCAACGGTTCTAATCCGTTTTCTCGGGCAGTATCTGCTTTAGTTTTTTTACGTTTTTTATACGGTAAATAAAAATCTTCTAACTCTTGTAAATCAAAACTGGATTCTATTTTAGATTTCAGTTCAGGGGTTAAAGCATTTTGTTCTTCAATAGCTTTTAAAATACTTTCCTTGCGTTTAACAATTTCATCAAACTGCTTATTTAATTTGGCAATTTGTTCAATTTGAACCTCATCTAAATTTCCGGTTTGATCTTTTCTATAACGGGAAATAAAAGGAATGGTACAATCTTCGTTTAATAAAGCAATTGTATTTTCAATTCCTTTTACAGGAAGTTGTATCGCATTTTGAATGAATTGAATATGGGTCATTTTCTAAATATGTAAAACACAAAGATAAAATTCTATCATTTGGTTTTACTAGAAGTGAAGTAGTTTTTTTTAACTTTGATTTTTGAATCTGTATGAAAAATTTACTCTACCTATTTATAATTTTAAATTTCATTACGACTTTAGTTTTTGGAATAGACAAATGGCTTGCTATGTATAATAAGCAACGTATTTCTGAAAAACATTTGTTATTATTTACTTTTTTTGGTGGAAGTTTCGGAGCGCTTTTAGCGATGATTTTGTTCAAACATAAAACGGCAAAACCAAGTTTTCTTTGGAAATTGACAGCTATTATTCTGCTACAAATGGGAGGTCTTTTTTTGATTTTAAAATTTTTAGTTAAGACAACTGCTTAAACGCTTTCCCTATATTTTGTATAACATCTGTAATTAACATACTTTCCTCGCTTTGTGTTTCAAGTGTTATATCCGCTGCTAACCCGTGAAGATAAACTCCTAAAATTGAAGCATGTAACAAAGAATAACCTTGTGCAATGAAAGAGGTAATCATTCCTGTTAAAGCATCACCCGAACCACCTTTGGCTAAACCAGCATTCCCAGTTGTATTAATATAAATATGATGACCATCTGTTATGATGGTTTGATGACTTTTTAACACTATTACGGTATTTAATTCAAGTGCTTTTTTAACCGCTGTTTCCATACGTGCTTCATGAGTTGCATGCGT is a window of Flavobacterium indicum GPTSA100-9 = DSM 17447 DNA encoding:
- a CDS encoding DUF1294 domain-containing protein; translation: MKNLLYLFIILNFITTLVFGIDKWLAMYNKQRISEKHLLLFTFFGGSFGALLAMILFKHKTAKPSFLWKLTAIILLQMGGLFLILKFLVKTTA